The genomic segment GGCCGCCGGCGGATCTTGCGCGCGCTGGTCGAGCGATTGTTGCCGCCAGCCGGCGATCGGCTGGTGATCGACGTCGGCTGTGGCACAGGGGGCAACATCGGCAGCCTGGCGGACGCGTATCAAACGGTGGGCATCGACACTTCTCCGGACGCCGTGGCGCTGGCGCGCGGCCGCTTTCCGCGAACGCGATTCATTCAGGGCGCTGCGCCGGACGACCTGGGCGAACTGGCGGCCGAAGCCAGCTTGTTTTTGGCGACGGACGTGCTGGAACATGTGCGCGACGACTTTCGCCTGCTTTCGTCGCTAGTGGCCGCAGCCTCGCCGGGCGCTTACTTTCTGCTAACCGTGCCGGCTGATCCCGCGCTGTGGAGCGCGCACGACGAGAGTCACTTGCACTTTCGCCGATATGACCAGGCTCGGTTTTGCGCGCTGTGGGAGGGGCTGCCAGCCACCCCGCTCTTGGTGTCGCACTACAACACCTTTTTGCATCGACCCATTCAAGCGGTGC from the Pirellulales bacterium genome contains:
- a CDS encoding class I SAM-dependent methyltransferase, translated to MNVEQLRVNARLEEQHWWFVGRRRILRALVERLLPPAGDRLVIDVGCGTGGNIGSLADAYQTVGIDTSPDAVALARGRFPRTRFIQGAAPDDLGELAAEASLFLATDVLEHVRDDFRLLSSLVAAASPGAYFLLTVPADPALWSAHDESHLHFRRYDQARFCALWEGLPATPLLVSHYNTFLHRPIQAVRWWNQLRGHASGEAGTDLWLPRTPVNSALTALYAREGRRLLAALDCGGAGYRHGVSLLAVLRREPGEAPVREKPTNIAPDLFDPYATNTPAAA